TACGTTTATGGATTATTTTTGAGGCATACAACATTTATTTCAAAGTCTTTAGCTCCATCTAGTGGTTATAAAAACAAGTATTCAAACTTGGAACAAATACATTTTCACTTATGGCATCTGGTACTTAAAACACAGTATTTCCAGGAAAGAATAGTGAGTTGATATACTCCCTTTTCAATGATGATGTAATTTCCTGATGCCAATATGAACAGTTAGTTCTTGCCTTTACCCtcacagaagaaaagaaggaaaggaaagatgtgATGGTATGTGTTCTCCATCTCTCTTCAAGATGGGTATTAAATTTACTTATAAAACATAAACTCAGGAATATAATTCAGAGAATGCAAAGAAACTTCTTTCATaagagtatttaaaaatctaGTCTTAGTAAAGCATATTGTCAGTAAGAAATCTGAATATCAGCATATACAGATTTGTTATACAATTTTCACCAATTAAGAAGTAcctaattataaattaaaaaaaaaacaaaaacaacctaaatggTTCACATCCCTAAGGAACTTTTCCATACACATGGTCCTCACCACTCAGCATTCAAGTTCTAAGGCTTTTGTGTGAGCACTGTGTTACACCCAGCCATGAACAGAAGGTTCTGCAGATAAGCTTCTGCAGCTATCTTCCATTAAGATCAACAATGCTGACTTTCACATTACAGTCCATCATAGTAAAGTGAAGCTTTCTGCTTAAAGGtctgtttaattaaaattaatttaacattAGATTTCTATAAGGGGATCACATGAATGTTTAAGGAATAATTTTATACATGTCTTCAGTTTATGAAGCGTAAGAAGGCATTCTTCAgaaagcatttctattttttaatgggaTGGTAATttggaatattatttttctttttaaaaactattgtgaaaatatgagaatttgttaccaaaaattttaaacttgGAAGTTTAATCTTATAAACTGAATAAAATCTAGCTTACTATTCataaacctattttattttaaaacttcgtTGAAGCAGAATTCCCTCCTAAGGGTAAATTATAAACCTCAAGAATGGTATAGTACGTAGTAAAGAAACCTTATCCAAGGTGAGGTCTGACTTTTGCCCTCTATTTCTGGGATGTGATCTCTAAGTCCTTACAATGTCATCTCTGACAGGGATGtcctggcctggggcctggggccagcCAGATACAGATTATGCTGTGTCTGAGGTGGAGGCTCCAAGCCACACCAGCAATGTGATGCAGGGCAGGTGCTTTGGATCAGCAGTATCAGTCAAACTCTGTAGGGGCTAGAGACTGATCAACCACATTTGCAATTAATCCACCTATGTGATGGAGCTTCAGTAAAAACTCTGGATCCTGAGTCTTGGGTGGCTTCCCTAGTTGGCACTATTCTGTGCACACTGTCATACACCTGACAGAGAGTAACACTACCTTGACTTATGGGGAGAGGAGAACTAGAAGGTCTGTGTTTGGTACCCTCCTGAATCCTATTCTGTATGTCTTTTCCTTTGGCTGATTTAATCTAGGTTCTTCCTTGTAATAAATTATAACCATGAGTATAACAGTTTTCAGTGGGTTGTATCTAGTAAATTGTCAAAACTGAAAGTCATTTTGGGAAGCCCTGAACTTGTAATTTCTATATAGATGAGAGCTGTCTTGTGTAGACTGTGCTTAACTCTAACTCCATAATTGGCTAAACTCTTGAAGGCAGCCATAAAGTATAGGGGTGGTGGGTGGCAGATGGtagagtgggtgggtgggtggaatTAACCACTGTTTGAGTTCCTACCTAAAAGAAACCTTCCACATATCAGGGTCAATAGAACATAGCTTTTTCCTATTTTGTACACAAAATTCCAACCAGTGGAACTTCTGAATGATTTACTTAGCAAATTACATCcgaagaaatgtttttaaaaccacAAATTCTAGGGGCACcagggcggctcagtggttgagtgtcgcttttggctcagctcatgatcctggggtcctgggatcaagtactgcagcAGGTGCCTTGTATGGAgaggggggctgcttctccctctgcctatgtctctgcctctctccatgtgtctctcatgaataaataaataaaatatttttaaaaaccccacaaattcTCACCAGATATTTCCTAAAAGACTCAAATAAAGGTGATAGACTATAATAAGAAATCTTATTTACCAGAAAGGAAGTGGTCTTCCATTTTGTACAGAATTAAATCACTGGGAAAACAGTGTTTATcgatttttacaaatatttctggATGAATTTACATCTTGAAATATATGCATccttatgcatttattttttttaatatttatttatttgagagagagagcaagtgcatgtgggggttggggggtggagagggacagagaatctccagcagactccccactgagagaggagctggatgtggggcttgatcccatgacctgagatcatgacctgagctgaaattaagagttggacactcaaccaactaagccactcaggtgccccatcccTATGCCTTTATGAACCCTGGTATAatttatgcattaaaaaataaattttaaattaattaattaattttaagtaggctccatgcccagcatggagcacagtgtggggcttaaactcatgaccctgagatcaagacctgagctgagatcaagagtctgacacttaactgactgggccacctagTCATCATTCCtgaaaaggactttttttttaaaaagtactaatagaaatttaaagaattcagaaatattaataaagaatgagttactatttaaagaaaatggtATGAATTCTTAAACACTTTAATATAAAATCTAGCAGTGAAGAAGTTTTCCCTCAAGTCGGGTGGAAATGTCAACTTCATTGCAATTACTTTTACTTATTAACTAGCTAATCTAGCATGTTAATTAATCTGAAAACAGGAACTGGTAATACATTACTAGCATACTAATTTTAACATTCATTCTTAATCTTTAGGTGTTTAGTGCAAATAGAAAATAACTTACTAAACTTTACTTCTGAATTTTAGTGTACCAAATCCTAACAGTAAAATGCTTAAGAATCACATAATCAAATCAGAAGAATgaaagattttgtattttgtagcATATGTTGAAATACAATGACatgattaaaatttcaaaatttcaaaatttcctaCATATTTAATCCTTGACTTGATTGCAAAAATTGACTAAAGTCCTTTATCATACATATAAATACaacattcattttatgaagcagAAATCATAAACTGCAACATACCTGATTAGGTGAACAAACAGGAAAATCTTCAACTGGTGGAATTAAACCCTGAGCAATCAATTGTCCATAAGAGGGAGGAGCTTCTCTTCTTAGCAATTCTGCTTCTACTCTTGACAACTGTGTTTCAAATGACCTTTGAGGGAAAACAGGGggataaaaatggttaaaaaaaaaaaaggcaagtcaaaataataattctttaatcACCAATGGAAACAATCTGAACCTATACATACTTGACCATTTTTAAAGCTTAgtcaaccaacatttattgaaaatctaAACCATTTCTACACTGAGAATACAAAGATGCAGTAGACAGTCTATCCTCATGGGGCTTTACACTAGGACACTGGATCACTAAGTTTTAATGAATTAGAAATCCTCATAAAAGATAAAGGTATTAGATCTTTAAACCCCTAAGAACATAAGGGGTTAGGATTTTAGGTGAAAGTAATCATCAAGTTCAATACATTTAGTTTTATAGATAAGTAAAAGAGTGAAATGAGTCGCCAATACACTTTCTGACATAGCTTGTTCAACTCAAGACCTTGGACTCTTCGCTGAGCTCTTATGCTGCAAAGAAAAGATGCAGCATGATTACTTTGATACTGTGCATTTGTGTGCATCTATTAGCTTAGCCGTATGGGACATGAAATCTTTAGCTAAATCCGTTATTTGTAACTCTCCTGGAACATAGGGTCACTGTCTCCACAACAGCCTCCTACGTAAGAGACCTCTCGTCCATCATCAATGTCTCCCAGGTCCAGTCTATCCTGCACCACATGGAAGAAAACCCTCCCTGAAGGTCACCCTTTAATACTTAACCATTTCTTACTTGAGAACTCTGACACATGGCTCTCATGGTCCTCCACAATATGACACTAGCCTTATCTTCCAAGTTTTACCTTTTAGCCCTTCATATGTATCTTAGCCTCCAGACAAGCTGAATTATGTGCTACTTTTCCAAGCAATGCTGGGCATCCCTACTTCTACGCATTTTCCCAGGCTCATTTTTTCAACTATAATATCTTTCCCCTATCTACATTCTTACAAATTTCAAATGATACTTCTTCAATAAAAGCCTTTCCATATCCCCTCATCAGATTAGGTATCTTTTGACTTTTATACCACTTTGTTTTATAGCTCTTacagcatttatatttttgtcatcTTATTGCACCCACCAATGCCTTCCTCCTAACTGTAAAGTACCTATGAGATTATGCcttattcatttttctactcATCTGTTTAATGCTTTGAACACTGTAGGTTCTCAAATATTTGCAGTTGTtgaattcatatttataaaaacacagaTTAAAAAATTACAACTGAGAACTGCAGCTTGCAAAGTTCCTATAAAACAGATTAATCTGAAAACAGGAACTGGTAAATACAGATTGGTTTTTCTCACCTCATAACTCtaagtatttattagtttataaaATGTGTTTAGCCTCTTGAGTCTTAGTATTTTCACACTAATTTCATAAATCATGAAAGATATTCATCTATTTCAAAAAACAGTATAAAACAAAGTCTATTGCTGATCATGCTAAAAATTCTGTTGCAAATACTGGGACCATGTTTATTGTGAAGTCACAACCACTATAGTTTTGTCTTGATACTGACCTTCGTTCAAACATTCTCAGAGAATAGAGCTTACAGGTACATCCCAACGCAATGACCAGTAACAGTCCACAGATAAGGCTCCCTATGACGGCTGCAGTTATGACTCTGGTAGGCACAATAACTGGGCAATTCTCCTCATCGCTGCCATCACCGCAGTCATCCTGAGAATCACACACCCAGCTTTCAAACACACACCGATTGTTTTTACAATGAAAATTTCCTGGCTGGCAAAAAAAGCAGTTTTTTTCATCTGAGCCATTTGGGCAATGATTCTGGTAGTTGCAGCGATCAGAACGAGGATAACAGACACCGTTTCGGGAACAGGGGAATTCTTCTTTTTGGCACATGGTGCAATTTATCTCATCCCTTCCATTTGGGCAATGCCAATACCCATCACAGCGCTGCTGTTCTGTGTAACACCCCCAGTTACCCCCACAGGGTATTTCCCAAGGCAAACAAAAGCCATCTACTTGGTAAGTAGCATTAAATCCCCTTGCAGCATTCACTTTGTCAGCACAAAAATGTACCCTGATCTGGCCAGAAGAAGAAACAACAGTAAGGGGTGCATGAGAATCAAAAGCGGTTAAGACACGCAAAAGCTTGTGTGGATTTTCCTCTAAACCGTCGTATATTTTGACATAATCACCATAACCAGTACCATCAAGTTTAAAGTCGGTAAAGCGCAGAATGACTTTACGATGATCACCAGTGTCTATTAACCAGGTGCAGTTGCTTCCAGGAGGATAGAAGTCTGGATAATTGGGGGAACTGAAAGTACCATAGAAATATTTTAGCCACTGCCCGCAGGTTGGCATGTCACAGTCGATCTCGTCTCCGAGGTCCAGGCAGTCAATGTTGCCGTCGCATTTTAAAGATTCAGGGAGGCAAGTGTAGACCTTGGTAAATCGAGACAAACACTGGAACTGGTTGTAGGCACAAGGTTGGAAGGAAGAAGATGCTGGGGTATCAGCTTCCCTGGCGCAGACCTCTTCGTCAGACCCGTCCCCACACTCGTCCATGCTATTGCATTTCCAGGCTTCGGGTATACACTTGCCATTGCCGCAACGGAACTGATCACAAGCGCAGTTGGCTTCTTCAGATTTCCCTGGGAGGGCATGGGGAGGACGGagatggagaggaaaggagagggaaaaacataCTCCTTAAAAGATACAGAACAGCAAGtggtatttttataataaatattaactattgaGCCCAAGtgatagaagttttaaaaaaatctaagaaacagATTAGATTCTAAAGGCAAATTGATATTCTAAAGGCAataatttattaaacacctaTTGTTTATTCCTTGAAGACCTCTGTATTTTGACTTTAAGTGAAGAGAGCACAAACCagaggctgctggaggggaggtaggtgggggatgggctagatgggggatgggtATTGAGGAAGGCATTTGCTATGATgagggtgttgtatgtaagtgatgaatcactaaattctactcctgaagttAGTAGTATACTGTGTATTAGCTaatgggaatttatttatttataaaaagattttatttatttattcatgagagacagagaaagaggcagagatacaggcagaggtagaagcaggctccccacagggaccccgatgcaggacacgatctgggatcccaggaccatgccctgagcctaagtcagacaaccatccactgagccacccaggtgtcccaactaatgggaatttaaataaaaacttgggggaaaaaagggaggagAACACTTCTGCTTTTGTAGAGAGCTATTTTACTGCAGAACATTTAATAATCTAAGATATACAAACCAACAGATTATactgattaaaaatttaaaatttttattgtatatacaTCAGAGtgacattgaaataaaaaattcacccACAATAATCaccttttcaaattattttttcatatttttcatcttttctagtTCTTGTTtatgtatatacaatattttGCTACTTGTGTCATACAGCATATGCTATTTTGTAATCCTATTATTCAGATCCAAATTTCCGCTAAAATTATAAGATTAACTTTATATACAGTTGATGTAATGAAATGTTGTGTAATAACACTCACATTTTATAATTCTACTGTTTCACATAAATGCAAAACACTGCATGTAACTGAGCTAAAGGTATAAATTTATTCATCAAAATAGTAgggaaaaaaaacttgaaatgcCTATAGAATTCCAATTATTGTAGTGTACCATCCTAAATATACACCAAAAATGAAGCAGGGGAAGAAAATCAAACATTAGATCCTATGGTCCTCAAAAACTAACAATGTTTAGGACAATACTTCTCcattaacaatttatttattggTAAATAGGGAACAAAAAATGTGCTTCAGAAGCTAAGTATtacaaagacttttttaaaaatagttttatttatttatttaaaagattttatttatttattcatgagagacacagagagaaggcagagacacaggcagagggagaagcaggctcctcccagggagcctgatgtgggactcaatcccagaactatgggatcacaccctgagccgaaggcagatgctcaacccctgagccaatCAGGCGTCCCTTACAAAGactatttttaagagagaagaaaaagcataTTTTCTGAAAGACAAGTACAAATTTTAGAAGACGTAAAATGATTTTTGGCAAAACGTATATATGATTCTAATAATCTGACTTATTCACATATCTATGATCTGGTCAcactttttgaaagaaaagattcagaataataaaagaagaCTTCTGATACTAGAAACCATGAAGATGAAATGGAATATGTCTTTTCTGTGAAGCTGTAAAGACCATGGTAATTCAGACACAAAAATACATTCTGAACTAATTTTCAGGGTATCAGAAAACCCTTGAGGGAAAAataagttacttttaaaataaaggtatttaaatatttagaaagaaagctGACcttagtttataaaaataatcattttattagaATATACAAAACACCTTTTTGAGATTGTGCTCTAGGGCACCTGAACCTTCTTCAGTCTCAATTGCCAATTAAATGGATACTGTTTTAGAAGACTAGCCAAAGTGACTTGGTACTTAATACAACACAATTCTGTtacctttctcctttttaaaaaaacatacctGAAAAATACGCCAGTCTGAAACCCTTTCTAGAGATACTGTCATCAGAATGGAACCTGATCCAGACATGATCTTGTGAAGAAATATATGGTGGTGGAACTGTTGAACCACAAGCTCTGTAACTTTCAATATTCTTGTATGTTTCTATCGTCAACCAGTCCAAACTGCATCTTCTGGACCCTTGAATATCAAAATCctgaaaactagaaataaaaagtcagaaaacGCTATTAATAAGggtaaatttggaaaaaaaaactgcataataatacaatataacTGAGGACTTTATTATAAGCCTCCATATTTGCTGATTCTCCTGTGTTTTCCAGGAGATACAATCAGGTCATCAGCAAACAACACTGTTTCTATGTCCCTGATGTTTATATCTCTTTCCTAGACTCTCATATAATACTTCTTCATAAGTAataccagattttaaaataattctaataaaatcCCCAGTCAATATCTGGCACCTTGTgtccttttcttctgtttgtgTTTAGGAAAAATCACTTCTAATTCAGAATATCCTAACTGTCCTGTATTTGAACCAGAGACACCACTCCATAATCTGATAAACTAAAGTACACACAGAGAAAGTCAGCCTTCTCTTAGATTAGACTGGTTCATCTGCTTGCTTAGTGAAAGGTTACAGCTTACATTTTCAGAAGAGCAAACAGCACAACTCTGagcaaagtaaaaatgaacaCTCTTTATCAGTGAAAAATCCCTAGGTTggggaatacttttttttttttttttttacataagttATGTTATCGTCAAACATTACCTTGTAGTTCACAAAATATGGGTCTCATACACAGCAAAAAAAGTCAAAAGCACATATAAAATTAGCTACTGCtatgaaaaaagagaaactaaaatattattttccagtaTCATGTCTCTACCAAGAAGGGAATATCTGACTTTATCTCCTTGCCTCTGCCTTAAACTGTGATAATGAAATTAATtatccaagaatttttttttatccaagaATTTTTACATCAGGTTATTTCCCCTGTAAATACTCTGAGTTAACTACAACAAAGAATGACAAATAATTTGATTGTTTCCAGTTCCCcactattatgaacaatgcttTAAGGAATCCTCATACATGTATCTCTACATGTGCAAATACTTCTCTAGAACAAATttttctagaagtagaattgctaggtcagaAGACAAAATTCCACTTGAAATATGACAGACACTGACAGAAATATTTATatcaactcattttttaaaataaatttattttttattggtgttcaatttaccaacatacagaataacacccagtgcttatcccgtcaagtgcccccctcagtgcccgtcacccattcacccccacctcccctccccttccaccgcccctagtttgtttcccagaactAACTCATTTTCAATGAGTTTTATAAAAGTATCTTATACTCCATGACCTTGGCAAATTGGGAtagtcagttttttaaaaaactgttgcattttgcatttccttattTACTGAAATTGAAATACCTTTTcctatgtttattatttcttttcctatgaaTTGCTTTGTTATATCATCCTTCATCCAACAGaaatttttcttacttaaaaatccTCTATGTAGTATAAACATTTATCTATTTGGCGGCATGTCCATATGTAAGATATATGTATAGATAGCCACACCCACATTCTCTTCAGTAGCTGGTGATGTCGGTCCTCTCAACCTTAGCCATTAGTTAGTTGGTGTGAACTGACATCTCTCAATGTGGTTTtatgtgcatttccctgaagacTAACAatgctgaatatcttttcatgtgcttactggccatcCTCATGTCTTCTGTGAAATGTCTgctcaagtcttttgcccatttaaaaaaaattggggttttttttttttgagttataaaaattaattttatattctggatGCAAAtcttctgttatatatatatgctaatattttcttctagtttatatggactgccttttcattttcttcatggtaTGTTCTAATGAGCAGAggcttttaattttagttttgatgaagcctaatttatttttccctttatgtttAGTGCATTTAGTGTCCTCTCTAAAATACCTTTGCCTACACCAAGATACTAAACAATGTTTTCTTCCAGTATTTTCgagttttagattttacattcaTATCTAGGATTTATCTTGAATTAGTTTTTGTGTGTTCTCAGGGACAGGTCAAGATTCTTACACTTACTTTGTTTTATCAAGCATGGAACATTTAGTCTGGTCATCCTGCACTTGTGGAGGTTTTGTTTAGCTTTGTCCTGAGTCTTAGGTGAATTCCTAATTTTAGGACATTGTCTTTACTTATAATGTATGACATTTCTGTGACTTCAATAAAATCCCAAGGTATTTACCAAATTCCTCAAACTCAGCAGGTTTCAACTCCAAACTCTGCCTCAGCTTTGGTGCACAGCCACTGAAATCTGGGGCAGCTTTTTCTACCAAGTTCCTTAGTGTCTCTTAGGCATGCACAGTTCAGAAAAGAGCAAAGAATTTGAGAATAATTTATATGCATAAGTAAGGGCTTCCTACACTGGGGCTCTCTCCGTTCTaggatttgtctttttaatttccaGCTACTCTGACAGCCTCAAGTCCACCCTGCAATATACCACCTCAAGCCCATAAGACTGTGGCGGCCTATTTGAGTTCTAGCTACTGCATTCTGCATCGGGAGCTAAGAGGAAGCAAACATATCTCATCAATGTggattccttctttttcttttttaatattttatttatttattcatgagagatacagagaaagagaaagagagaggcagagacacaggcagagggagaagcagactccatgcagggagcctgacatgggactcgatcccgaatctccaggatcagaccctgggctgaaggcagagctaaactgctaagccacccgggctgcctggattCCTTCTTTCAAGAGTTTAATTTCCTCCAGTTTCTGCCAGCTTCTGATTAGTCTCCAGTACCTTTGAGTAGTCATTTAAAAACTTATATCCAAATTGGTAATTGTTTATGGGAGGGCTAGTCAGATTCAAGCTAAGGAATCCCTTTAACACACTTTTATCcactaaaatatttaagattgagGGAAGCAGGATCCTTGTccagaacaaaagaaataatcaatatCTATTCATGTATACAGtcttggatttggtttgctaatatttcatttaggattgttaaaatatatttcaaagtaaaattagttttcaggtttcctttttttatgggTTATAGTAGTTTATGTAACAAAGACACTGTTCACATACCAATGCCCTGTGCCTGTTTAGAATACAGATCTAGagtagaaatttttaatttcttcatgtttttcattttaatcagcTTTCCCTAAACTTTTTTTGAGTCACTttttgataatttaaattttaatagaaaatcattttattttgatagtaAAATTTGTTATAAAGCTGCAAAAGTACTttcttacattaaaatttttttttcatatctgtgATCTTTATATATATGCTTGGATTTTCTATGGAGATAAGCACAGTATTGGCAAATGAGGAGggttttatcttttccttcccatttttcGTATCACTAATTTCTATTTATTGTCTTGTTTCATTGATTCAGAGTTCTACTATAAGCAGTGAAAGCATGCATCTACATCCTGGTCCTTGGTACTAAAATTTTTTAACCGATACCTTTTGTAAAACTACTTGGGTTTAGAACCTTCTTCTGATgtagattcaatttctttagtgAAGAATCAATTCTTGAATCAATTTTGATACTAAGCATTTTCTAGAAAATGATCCAATTCATCTAATTGTGTAACAGTGTTACCATAAACTaatcataatattcctttatgactttaaaaatctttattattatatttttaattctagacatttttgttcattcttagtagtaccttttcttttttcttcagtcttgTCTTGAGATTTGTCTATTTTCCCAAGGTTTTCAGaaggccagttttttttttgttttattgaatcttactatttattctttctatttaattatttcctgGCCTTATGTTACTACTTTTTCTACTTAAGATTTACCCTGTAGTTTTCTTTCAAAACTCTTGAGTAAATGCTGAGCTCATTTATTTCCCATCCTGCTTATTTTTAAGCTAATGCAT
The nucleotide sequence above comes from Canis lupus baileyi chromosome 14, mCanLup2.hap1, whole genome shotgun sequence. Encoded proteins:
- the LRP12 gene encoding low-density lipoprotein receptor-related protein 12 isoform X2, with translation MARRWSTKESPRWRSALVLLFLSGVYGNGALAEHSENVHISGVSTACGETPEQIRAPSGIITSPGWPSEYPAKINCSWFIRANPGEIITISFQDFDIQGSRRCSLDWLTIETYKNIESYRACGSTVPPPYISSQDHVWIRFHSDDSISRKGFRLAYFSGKSEEANCACDQFRCGNGKCIPEAWKCNSMDECGDGSDEEVCAREADTPASSSFQPCAYNQFQCLSRFTKVYTCLPESLKCDGNIDCLDLGDEIDCDMPTCGQWLKYFYGTFSSPNYPDFYPPGSNCTWLIDTGDHRKVILRFTDFKLDGTGYGDYVKIYDGLEENPHKLLRVLTAFDSHAPLTVVSSSGQIRVHFCADKVNAARGFNATYQVDGFCLPWEIPCGGNWGCYTEQQRCDGYWHCPNGRDEINCTMCQKEEFPCSRNGVCYPRSDRCNYQNHCPNGSDEKNCFFCQPGNFHCKNNRCVFESWVCDSQDDCGDGSDEENCPVIVPTRVITAAVIGSLICGLLLVIALGCTCKLYSLRMFERRSFETQLSRVEAELLRREAPPSYGQLIAQGLIPPVEDFPVCSPNQASVLENLRLAVRSQLGFTSIRLPMAGRSSNIWSRIFNFARSRHSGSLALVSADGDEVVPSQSTSREPERNHTHRSLFSVESDDTDTENERRDTAGASGGVAAPLPQKIPPTTAVAATVGASGSSSTQSTRGGHTDNGRDVSSVEPPGVSPARQQLTSALSRMTQGLRWVRFTLGRSSSGNQSQSPLRQLDNGAHGREDDDDVEMLIPVSDGASDFDVNDCSRPLLDLASDQGQGFRQPFSATNPGVRPSNRDGPCERCGIVHTAQIPDTCLEATLKHETSDDEALLLC
- the LRP12 gene encoding low-density lipoprotein receptor-related protein 12 isoform X1, whose product is MARRWSTKESPRWRSALVLLFLSGVYACGETPEQIRAPSGIITSPGWPSEYPAKINCSWFIRANPGEIITISFQDFDIQGSRRCSLDWLTIETYKNIESYRACGSTVPPPYISSQDHVWIRFHSDDSISRKGFRLAYFSGKSEEANCACDQFRCGNGKCIPEAWKCNSMDECGDGSDEEVCAREADTPASSSFQPCAYNQFQCLSRFTKVYTCLPESLKCDGNIDCLDLGDEIDCDMPTCGQWLKYFYGTFSSPNYPDFYPPGSNCTWLIDTGDHRKVILRFTDFKLDGTGYGDYVKIYDGLEENPHKLLRVLTAFDSHAPLTVVSSSGQIRVHFCADKVNAARGFNATYQVDGFCLPWEIPCGGNWGCYTEQQRCDGYWHCPNGRDEINCTMCQKEEFPCSRNGVCYPRSDRCNYQNHCPNGSDEKNCFFCQPGNFHCKNNRCVFESWVCDSQDDCGDGSDEENCPVIVPTRVITAAVIGSLICGLLLVIALGCTCKLYSLRMFERRSFETQLSRVEAELLRREAPPSYGQLIAQGLIPPVEDFPVCSPNQASVLENLRLAVRSQLGFTSIRLPMAGRSSNIWSRIFNFARSRHSGSLALVSADGDEVVPSQSTSREPERNHTHRSLFSVESDDTDTENERRDTAGASGGVAAPLPQKIPPTTAVAATVGASGSSSTQSTRGGHTDNGRDVSSVEPPGVSPARQQLTSALSRMTQGLRWVRFTLGRSSSGNQSQSPLRQLDNGAHGREDDDDVEMLIPVSDGASDFDVNDCSRPLLDLASDQGQGFRQPFSATNPGVRPSNRDGPCERCGIVHTAQIPDTCLEATLKHETSDDEALLLC